A portion of the Haloferax sp. Atlit-12N genome contains these proteins:
- a CDS encoding bifunctional 4-hydroxy-2-oxoglutarate aldolase/2-dehydro-3-deoxy-phosphogluconate aldolase, which translates to MSEVSVHQRIIDPGIIAIVRGIDSAVAPDIVRAIAAGGVNAIEITANTPGAVDMIREVSNSVEDVAIGAGTVLDPETARAVQLAGAEFVVTPTVNTDVIETCNRYDTPIATGVMTPTEALTATEAGADFCKLFPASAVGPKQIRAINGPLPQVPLIPTGGVSTDNAAAFFEAGAVALGVGSSIVDGEAIAAGDFSTLTDAASEFVAIAEEYR; encoded by the coding sequence ATGAGTGAAGTCTCGGTTCACCAGCGTATCATCGATCCTGGAATCATCGCGATCGTGCGTGGCATCGATTCAGCTGTCGCACCCGACATCGTTCGTGCTATCGCAGCCGGTGGCGTCAACGCGATCGAGATTACAGCCAATACACCGGGCGCGGTGGACATGATTCGAGAGGTCTCCAACAGCGTCGAGGATGTTGCCATCGGTGCGGGGACGGTTCTCGACCCGGAGACTGCACGGGCCGTCCAACTCGCCGGTGCTGAGTTCGTCGTCACCCCGACGGTGAACACGGACGTCATCGAGACCTGCAACCGGTACGACACGCCTATTGCGACGGGCGTGATGACGCCAACCGAGGCGCTCACCGCGACTGAGGCCGGCGCAGACTTCTGTAAACTATTCCCTGCGTCAGCTGTCGGCCCCAAACAAATAAGGGCGATAAACGGGCCACTCCCGCAAGTCCCGCTGATACCGACGGGTGGCGTCTCGACCGACAACGCGGCAGCGTTCTTCGAAGCCGGCGCGGTTGCCCTCGGCGTCGGCAGTTCCATCGTCGACGGTGAGGCCATCGCCGCGGGCGACTTTAGTACGCTGACCGACGCAGCCAGCGAGTTCGTCGCAATCGCCGAGGAGTACCGATGA